The DNA sequence TGACAGCTAGATATGAACCGGCACCGCGGGCGGTTCCGCCCGCCGGTGTCGCATTTCTCTTGTCGCAGGTGGGCGCTCATGCGGCGCAGGACTTCGAAGAGCGGTTGGGCGCCGTGGAACTGAAACCGCATCACGCCGGCCTGCTCCGGATGCTTGGCGCCAATCCGGGACTCAGCCAGCAGGAGTTGTGCGATCTCTTCGGAGTCTTTCCCAGCCGGTTGGTTGTCCTGCTGGATCAGCTCGAGGTGCGGAGACTCATTCAGCGGCGGAGCAATCCCTCGGATCGACGCGGCCACCGGCTTCACCTCACCAGTGCCGGCCGCAGGGCATTGACGCGAATTGGCAAGTTAACACAAGAACTTGAGGGTGATCTGTGCACATCATTAAGCAGGGGAGAGCGAGAGATCCTCGCCAGTTTACTGGCACGAATCGTTGCAGCACAGAAGATCACGCCAGCGGTACACCCGGCATACCGGAAGCTCAGGGGACGAGTCGACAGGCCGGATGTGGCACCAAGTCAGCCGTCCGCGAAAGGGAAGAGAAGAGCATGACCGGGCACCGCGAGAGCCGCAGTTCGCTGTAAAGAGTTGGAACATGACGGCTCATGAAATGGCGGCCGTGGGTCCGGGGGGAGTGCCAGGACCGAAGGCATGCACCTGGACGTGGTTCCTCGGCGGCTCTGGCACGGCGATGATCGTCGCCGTGGCGTTCCCAGCGGATGCCGTGGGCGGCTTCCCTCCGGGAACGCCCGAAGGGCCTCCTACGTCGATCACTACGAGAGCGTTCACTCGTTTCATCGCCGGCGCATTGGGATTTACCTTCCTGGTCATCAGTTGCTTTCTTTTCGCCGTGACTGCGGCCGCGCAGAACGCTCCACAATTTCGCACGGAAGTCTCACTTGTTCGCGTCGACGCCGAAGTTACCGACGGAACACGCACGCTGACAGGTCTCGCGCAGGCGGACTTCGAGGTCTTCGACAACGGCGACCGGCAGGAGATCACTCACTTCTCCGAAGCCGAAGAACCGCTGGATTTGATTCTGTTGTTCGACGTAAGCGGCAGCATGAATCAGTTACTGGGAAAGATCGCCGCGACCGCGCGCCGGGCGCTGGCGGAATTCCGCCCCGGCGACCGCGTCGCCGTCATGGCCTTTTCGACGAAGTCCCGCTACATCGTAGACTTCACGGAGGACTTTGACTTCGTTGAGAGGGCAGTCTACGACCACGTTCTGGGCGACGTCGGGGCGGCCTTGCGCGAAGGCGAAAGGGGGACCGCCATCATGGCGGCCCTCGATGATGCGGTGGACCGTTTCCCCAGCCCGCGCGCGACGCATCGCCGGCGCGCAGTCCTGATCATCACGGACAACCTGGGTTTCCGCACGCGAAGAGAACAGCGAGTGTTGCACAAATACTGGGAGGCAGATGTGGTGCTGACGGGTGTTCTCCTGACAAATCTGCGGCTCGAAATAAACCGGCAGTACACGCGGTT is a window from the uncultured Paludibaculum sp. genome containing:
- a CDS encoding VWA domain-containing protein, translating into MTAHEMAAVGPGGVPGPKACTWTWFLGGSGTAMIVAVAFPADAVGGFPPGTPEGPPTSITTRAFTRFIAGALGFTFLVISCFLFAVTAAAQNAPQFRTEVSLVRVDAEVTDGTRTLTGLAQADFEVFDNGDRQEITHFSEAEEPLDLILLFDVSGSMNQLLGKIAATARRALAEFRPGDRVAVMAFSTKSRYIVDFTEDFDFVERAVYDHVLGDVGAALREGERGTAIMAALDDAVDRFPSPRATHRRRAVLIITDNLGFRTRREQRVLHKYWEADVVLTGVLLTNLRLEINRQYTRFAPHWWLIMQGMTGIAEKTGGDVLKGSDPAEAFGESVRRLRRRYSLFYRAPVAVPGKPRQVKVDLTRTARQRLVGARVRARKGYVTPAAQNH